The genomic segment gtttctttttcttttaaacgTAAGTAGTAAGAAAACTAATAGATTAATTGTTtttacttttttatatatatctttaataattatttaattactttatctgattattaaatatttaatatctaagaaaaaaaattttaaaaaattatgtcaCATGGCATATTTTTAATGACTAGGATTAATTTAAATGACTTGGCCCAATTAAAACTCGACATCTGGCAGTCTAATTGACAGATAATAACGAGGTACCTACGGTTGTTAAGAAAGTGCGACGGAAGGTATTTATGCCGTCCAAAATAAGATAGATATTAAATTgttaattttgaaaaacttatgTATTTTCATCGCCAATCTCTTAGAGGTGTTTGGTATGAAGGTTTAGTTTGACGGGAATGAGAATGTCAAATCTATTCcatgtttggtaaatttatttttaatgtttTGAGGGTTTGTGTTTCTTAGCGGGTGAAATTTTTTAGCTTTATTTTAGAATAATCTTAACCCCTTTAAACACTTGAGTTTCACATTTACTTAATCTAAACTCCTTATAACTCTACTCCCACAAACTCAATCCACATACCAAACACCCCTTAGTTTAAAAATGATAAAAGCAGCTTTATGTAAGGTCTCTCTATTTTCTTTTAACTAATGTTGAAAATAAACCATTAATATAAATCATCGCAAAATTGGAAACAATATAGTAGATATTTGAACAGTCGGTCAACAATGCATTATACGATTCAGTGGTCAAGACATATGGAATTGTTATTATGGACGAGAGTAGCTTAAACCCAAAAGAGACAATTAGcaatttgaaaagttaatttACTTGGATGAGCCAcccaaatattttcaaaatgtaaaAATTTACAAATCGAGTTTTGTGTTGTGGCCCTAACTAATTACACGCATCATAAGCAAACAATAATATGAATCGAGTAAAAAGTAACAGGTGACCTATCTATCAACTTTTCGAGCTTTACAACGACAAAATTTCTACTTCCATTTTAGCTTCAGAAAAGAAAATTAAGCTCCAAGACCGACTAGCCAAAATCTAAGCGACTGTCGAGATTAAGAAGGGTCTCGTAGAGTCATAGCTATAGCTAAGTCCCTCCATAGAGTAGAAACAAATACATAACAAGCAAACTTAGTCATATCTTTTGTACAGACCTCAAACCAATATACACTTTCCATCTTAAACGAGTTCTATCTTAAAACATCGTTTGTAGATATTGGTTAAAATGCCTCCTGTTGAACTCTAATAGACTACCATAAGTACGATCCGCTACCCCAACAAAAAGTGCCTCAGCATCCGGGCTAAAGGATATTCCAGCAATCTCACCAAATATGTCAATCTCTTGCCCTTTGACATACCCTGCATGTGTATCGATGATGTGAACAAAGTCCGCAGGCTCAGCCATGGCCAGAAACCGACCATCATTAGTGAACCTAACAGCTCTTATTGCCCCCATTCTTCCCTTCAGAACGGCTAAGGACTCCGATAGGTTCCTTATGTCCCACAATCTGCAGGTGGTGTCTTGGTTCCCAGTAGCCAAAATACGTCCATCTGGGTGCCAAGCAGAGGCAAAAGAGTAGTCCAAGTGCCCTTTGAGGCTCCCAGTGATCTGAGAGGGGGCAGGAAACATTAATATTGGCAATAGAGAGGAATGGAGAGCAAGCAAAATTAAGGGTAAGCATGCAAAAGCAAAGACCTACCTTCCCCGTTTGAGCATCAGCAATCAAGCAGTCAGCACTGTCACCAAGGACAGCAAGCAACTTGCCATCGGGGCTAACACAAGTGTTCTGTAAAGAAGCAAATCTCATGAGAAACTACGGAAACAATGCAAAGCCAAACTACTAAAGAGTATTTCAGATGATAGTACTCACATTCACACACCAATCGAAGGAAAAGCGATTAAGGCAAGTGAAATTCTCAGCATCAAACACTCGAACTTGAGCATCATTGTTTGCAGCCATAACCCTCATTGAGCCACTGCAAAGAGAGGGTACATTATGTGTCATGGATGAAAGTGAAATGATCACTATGGTGACAGGTTACGGAGCAGTAACTTACCTAGGATTACGGCAAATGTCCACTGTGTTGGTGATGGCATTCTCATCTGTTGTCAATTTTGTACAGAAAGCAACTCCGTGATGGTTCAATGTCTGTCCAACATACACAGAACAGTATTAGAAAAGAAAAATAGCATTAAGGATGCAACAATTA from the Humulus lupulus chromosome X, drHumLupu1.1, whole genome shotgun sequence genome contains:
- the LOC133806996 gene encoding uncharacterized WD repeat-containing protein C2A9.03 isoform X1 is translated as MAHFLNDDLEYVVDDYYDVTDFEDDSFGDEQSHTNDATDFDSDFEDDVDTSKPKTDTSAMEARNGKDIQGIPWERLNFTRDKYRETRLKQYKNYESLSRSHEQLEMQCLEVEKGKTFYDFHFNTRLVKSTIVHFQLRNLLWATSKHDVYLMQNYSVVHWSSLLKRGKEVLNVVKPIVPTLKNPGLLAQSLSRVQISTMAVKEGLMVAGGFQGELICKTLNHHGVAFCTKLTTDENAITNTVDICRNPSGSMRVMAANNDAQVRVFDAENFTCLNRFSFDWCVNNTCVSPDGKLLAVLGDSADCLIADAQTGKITGSLKGHLDYSFASAWHPDGRILATGNQDTTCRLWDIRNLSESLAVLKGRMGAIRAVRFTNDGRFLAMAEPADFVHIIDTHAGYVKGQEIDIFGEIAGISFSPDAEALFVGVADRTYGSLLEFNRRHFNQYLQTMF
- the LOC133806996 gene encoding uncharacterized WD repeat-containing protein C2A9.03 isoform X2, whose translation is MLRNLLWATSKHDVYLMQNYSVVHWSSLLKRGKEVLNVVKPIVPTLKNPGLLAQSLSRVQISTMAVKEGLMVAGGFQGELICKTLNHHGVAFCTKLTTDENAITNTVDICRNPSGSMRVMAANNDAQVRVFDAENFTCLNRFSFDWCVNNTCVSPDGKLLAVLGDSADCLIADAQTGKITGSLKGHLDYSFASAWHPDGRILATGNQDTTCRLWDIRNLSESLAVLKGRMGAIRAVRFTNDGRFLAMAEPADFVHIIDTHAGYVKGQEIDIFGEIAGISFSPDAEALFVGVADRTYGSLLEFNRRHFNQYLQTMF